Proteins found in one Odontesthes bonariensis isolate fOdoBon6 chromosome 11, fOdoBon6.hap1, whole genome shotgun sequence genomic segment:
- the LOC142391151 gene encoding proprotein convertase subtilisin/kexin type 5-like has protein sequence MPTVPRTLQSLLRAWKRPLPQLQGAMLPADHFGNMATMVCERYDPSCSQCSGSSNRNCLSCREGYVYLGQWGQYLKSCPPGYYKGRRSTTCHKCHPTCKTCSGEGALACLSCYDGFDFKRGIRYNPCFVGFYAASQDSESEKPNCKACDLSCEGCHGPSMRDCTLCPASQILSDDGQRLIW, from the exons ATGCCAACAGTGCCACGCACTCTGCAATCGCTGCTCCGGGCCTGGAAAAGACCTCTGCCTCAGCTGCAAGGAGCCATGCTTCCTGCTGA TCACTTTGGCAACATGGCCACCATGGTCTGTGAGCGATATGACCCCTCCTGCAGCCAGTGTTCAGGTAGTAGTAACAGAAACTGCCTGAGTTGCCGGGAGGGCTACGTCTACCTGGGGCAGTGGGGCCAGTACCTGAAGAGCTGCCCTCCAGGCTACTACAAAGGCAGGAGGTCTACTACCTGTCACAAGTGTCACCCTACCTGCAAGACCTGCAGCG GTGAGGGTGCTCTTGCCTGCCTATCCTGTTATGATGGCTTTGACTTTAAGAGAGGCATCCGTTACAACCCTTGTTTCGTAGGCTTCTATGCTGCCTCACAG GATTCAGAGAGTGAGAAACCAAATTGCAAAGCTTGCGACCTGTCTTGCGAGGGCTGCCATGGTCCCAGCATGAGGGACTGCACTCTGTGCCCTGCGAGCCAGATCTTGTCTGATGATGGccaaaggctgatttggtga